One genomic window of Candidatus Nitrospira nitrosa includes the following:
- a CDS encoding YajD family HNH nuclease, with the protein MVRSNHEPSYRARALKLLPWICAHCGREFDGKKLSQLTIHHKDHNHHNNPPDGSNWELLCLYCHDNEHQRDQAGPGLDDSPLSREADRPFTPFARQANLLKRNRAA; encoded by the coding sequence ATGGTACGGAGCAACCACGAACCGTCTTACCGAGCACGCGCGTTGAAATTACTCCCCTGGATTTGTGCCCACTGCGGGCGGGAGTTTGACGGCAAGAAACTGAGTCAGCTCACAATCCATCACAAAGACCACAACCATCACAATAATCCCCCCGACGGCAGCAACTGGGAGTTGCTCTGTCTCTACTGCCATGACAACGAACATCAACGCGATCAGGCCGGTCCTGGGCTAGACGACTCACCCTTGAGCCGTGAAGCCGATCGGCCGTTCACACCCTTCGCCCGACAGGCCAACCTACTCAAACGCAACAGGGCGGCCTGA